The following proteins come from a genomic window of Nitrosopumilaceae archaeon AB1(1):
- a CDS encoding uracil-DNA glycosylase: MDIPLKVIHDNVNTCTKCPLCETRIHAVPGRGNVYAKIMIVGEAPGKTEDKIGKPFVRQSGKILDDVINNSGLTELVYITNIVKCRPPKNRVPLAEEQTACNTHLDAEMKLINPQIICLLGNTAYNSLLGGTDITKNRGKVQIFNNQKYFPTFHPAAVIYNQKLRPLLQKDFETIAGLIV, from the coding sequence TTGGACATTCCTCTAAAAGTAATTCATGACAATGTCAATACCTGTACAAAATGCCCATTATGTGAAACACGCATACATGCAGTACCTGGCAGAGGTAATGTTTATGCTAAAATAATGATAGTCGGGGAAGCCCCTGGGAAGACTGAAGATAAGATTGGAAAACCATTTGTNAGGCAGAGTGGGAAAATTTTAGATGATGTGATAAATAATTCTGGATTAACTGAACTAGTATATATTACAAATATTGTAAAGTGTAGACCCCCAAAAAATAGGGTGCCTCTGGCAGAAGAACAAACTGCATGTAACACACATCTTGACGCAGAGATGAAATTAATCAACCCACAAATTATATGCCTTTTAGGTAATACTGCATATAATTCACTTTTGGGAGGTACAGATATTACAAAAAATAGAGGTAAAGTACAGATATTTAACAATCAAAAATACTTTCCAACATTTCATCCAGCTGCAGTTATTTATAATCAAAAATTACGCCCATTACTTCAAAAAGATTTTGAAACAATTGCAGGTCTTATAGTTTGA
- a CDS encoding DNA-3-methyladenine glycosylase, with protein MILGRKFYSRSTHIVAKELLGKILVHKCGKKILSGRIIETEAYGYRDDSASHAHNGKTDRNYAMFGTVGVAYVYFTYGMHYCVNAVAYAKKNSAGAVLIRSILPMDGVTQMIKNRSRCKNIADGPGKLTQAMSISLDQYDQDLTKSGGLYVLNSDYSKRIIKRQRIGIRNAQDKLWNFTFH; from the coding sequence TTGATTCTAGGACGCAAGTTTTATTCTAGATCTACGCATATTGTTGCAAAAGAATTATTGGGTAAAATTCTAGTTCATAAATGTGGTAAAAAAATTTTATCTGGTAGAATAATAGAGACTGAGGCGTATGGGTATAGGGATGATTCGGCAAGTCATGCCCATAATGGTAAAACAGATAGAAATTATGCCATGTTTGGCACTGTGGGGGTTGCATATGTCTACTTTACCTATGGAATGCATTATTGTGTAAATGCAGTTGCATATGCGAAGAAAAACTCAGCTGGAGCAGTGTTGATTCGCTCCATTTTGCCCATGGATGGTGTCACACAAATGATTAAAAATCGATCTAGGTGTAAAAATATCGCAGATGGACCTGGTAAACTGACACAAGCTATGAGTATCAGTCTGGATCAATATGATCAGGATTTGACAAAATCTGGTGGATTATACGTTCTGAACTCTGATTATTCAAAGAGAATCATTAAAAGACAGAGAATTGGTATACGCAACGCTCAAGACAAGTTGTGGAATTTTACTTTTCATTAG
- a CDS encoding 50S ribosomal protein L31e, whose protein sequence is MSENIERIYTINLGKVLLSPNNRRAKRAINMIREFAVRHMKTEQIRIDQDLSHKIWERGIRHPPRKIRVKMNKLEDDYILISQYDENIDDSVPVKQVSKDSKPKDMPSVSSVKDTSVIKTEPDADSTTSKSNIETKDVKAPKSKQETKEKQDMPSESKETSKPTDKTESKPNTKTDNTKQTQSTKSTDKKQESTKSD, encoded by the coding sequence ATGTCTGAAAATATTGAACGAATTTACACAATTAATCTAGGCAAAGTATTACTGTCACCAAATAACCGTCGAGCTAAAAGAGCAATAAATATGATAAGAGAATTTGCCGTACGTCATATGAAAACAGAACAAATTCGTATAGACCAAGATCTATCTCATAAAATATGGGAAAGAGGAATTCGACATCCACCACGAAAAATTAGAGTAAAGATGAATAAATTAGAAGATGATTATATTCTAATATCACAATATGATGAAAACATAGATGATAGTGTACCTGTAAAACAAGTGTCTAAAGACTCCAAGCCAAAAGACATGCCATCAGTGTCTAGTGTAAAAGATACATCTGTAATCAAAACAGAACCAGATGCAGATTCTACCACATCTAAATCAAATATTGAAACTAAAGACGTTAAAGCGCCAAAATCTAAACAAGAGACAAAAGAAAAACAAGACATGCCATCTGAATCTAAAGAGACATCAAAACCTACAGATAAAACTGAATCCAAACCAAACACAAAAACTGATAATACTAAACAAACACAAAGTACAAAATCCACAGATAAAAAACAAGAATCAACAAAATCAGACTAG
- a CDS encoding CoA pyrophosphatase, with amino-acid sequence MDMSYLKTRLSNDTSSSMEHFTNYKHAAVLVLIFGTSPNVLMIKKSKNLNIHAGEIAFPGGKFNADVDLLDTALRETREEVGLNITREQVIGQLDSVITLNSGYMIKPFIAISSNIHNPVKDSEVESIFNIPLEPLLNTLEEDVETQSHHYDKSFKLKYQNLVIWGATARILYQIAKRLDMI; translated from the coding sequence ATGGATATGTCTTACCTCAAGACTAGATTATCTAATGACACGTCTTCTAGTATGGAACATTTTACAAATTATAAACACGCCGCTGTACTTGTCTTGATTTTTGGTACATCTCCGAATGTTTTGATGATAAAGAAATCAAAAAATCTCAATATTCATGCCGGTGAGATTGCATTTCCTGGTGGCAAGTTTAATGCAGATGTGGATTTATTAGATACAGCTCTGCGTGAGACTAGAGAAGAGGTAGGTCTAAACATAACTAGAGAGCAAGTAATAGGTCAATTGGATTCAGTTATTACCCTAAATTCAGGTTATATGATTAAACCATTTATTGCCATATCCTCAAACATACACAATCCTGTAAAGGATTCAGAAGTAGAATCCATCTTTAATATCCCACTAGAGCCACTACTAAATACACTAGAGGAAGATGTAGAAACACAGTCTCATCACTATGATAAATCATTCAAGTTGAAATATCAAAATTTAGTGATTTGGGGGGCAACTGCAAGAATACTATACCAAATTGCTAAACGATTAGATATGATTTAG
- a CDS encoding 50S ribosomal protein L39e, protein MPAHKTSARKIRLLKKIRQTSPVPTWVILRTKRRVRTNPKRRAWRSTDVEVG, encoded by the coding sequence ATGCCAGCACATAAAACATCTGCACGAAAGATACGACTTTTGAAGAAGATAAGGCAAACATCACCTGTGCCTACATGGGTAATATTGCGTACTAAACGTCGTGTACGAACCAATCCTAAACGCAGAGCGTGGAGATCAACGGATGTGGAGGTTGGATAA
- a CDS encoding VTT domain-containing protein: MDIIDLIPISSELGYTTLALVSFFGSLVPFIPLPFFIFLVTMSVGDQFNLHLLVLISAITSAGAKQIIFMLSYSGRRIIKESTKQRMLPFQRLVKRYGAAAAFGAAATPIPDDIIYIPLGLAKYNPWKFFIATFVGKVVLSYILVLSSHYFGRSLIEPYIQELTDLTPLYVGFIIFVASLLLIVYLMLRLDWARILGKIAPWTLDESLDSNEK; encoded by the coding sequence GTGGACATCATTGATTTAATTCCAATATCCTCAGAGTTGGGATATACTACTTTGGCATTGGTGAGTTTTTTCGGTTCACTAGTACCTTTTATTCCTTTACCCTTTTTCATATTCCTAGTTACTATGTCCGTAGGAGATCAGTTCAATCTACACTTACTTGTATTAATATCAGCTATAACATCAGCTGGGGCAAAACAGATAATTTTCATGTTAAGTTATAGTGGTCGAAGAATAATAAAGGAAAGTACAAAACAACGAATGCTTCCATTTCAAAGATTAGTAAAAAGATATGGGGCAGCTGCAGCATTCGGAGCTGCTGCAACTCCAATACCAGATGATATCATATACATACCACTTGGTTTAGCAAAGTATAATCCTTGGAAATTTTTTATTGCGACATTTGTTGGTAAAGTTGTGCTAAGTTACATCTTGGTGCTATCATCGCACTATTTTGGAAGATCATTAATAGAGCCTTACATTCAGGAATTAACAGATCTAACACCACTTTATGTTGGATTTATAATATTTGTAGCATCGCTACTTTTGATTGTATATTTAATGCTGCGTCTTGATTGGGCTCGAATACTTGGCAAAATCGCCCCTTGGACATTAGACGAATCTCTTGATTCTAATGAAAAGTAA
- a CDS encoding elongation factor EF-2: MVKYKSTEQVMKIIKIKNQIRNFGIIAHVDHGKTTLSDSLLAHSGVIAPSAAGKALALDSMKAEQERGITIVQANITLHYVKDETEYVINMIDTPGHVDFSGRVIRSLRAIDGTVVVCDAVEGIMTQTETVTRMALEERVKPVLFINKIDRLIKELRLTPEKMQETLANVVANFNGLIDTYGEEGYIDEWKVAIQNGSVTFGFAKDRWAINVDMMKEKGITFADVINAYKDEKVDELAEKAPLAEAVLGMVVKHHPPPHVAQKYRVPKIWKGDLESDIGKAIMNCDDTGPAVMMIVNIAIDPAAGPVAIGRLFSGTLKDGQAINIIDSKREGRIQSVNFFMGNQREQVGELGAGNIPALLGLTEARAGNTLSTVKGIQMFEGVKYVSEPVVQIAIEPKHPKNLPHLVEVLKKLTIEDPNLVVKIDQESGETIVAGMGVLHLDIAVNLIKDNKIDIITSPPLINYRETIRGSCEPIMSKSPNRHNKLFFKVEPLEPEIANMIRTGEISDMKDKKLMVQVLRDNGWDPDIAKKVMRFDSRGNVIINATKGVQFIQESTDSILSGFDDVMKEGPLVKEQVRDCKFFFTHFVPHEDPAHRGLSQLGPASRRGCMGAVLMAEPIMLEPILGIEVRVPQDLVGNVAQVLSSKRGKVLDMVQKGAVNIVTGEVPAAETFTLSEEMRGQTAGKAMWNTHFKMWSEVPKSIQEQVISNLRKRKGLATDIPKASEFIDRE; encoded by the coding sequence TTGGTCAAATACAAATCAACTGAACAAGTAATGAAAATTATAAAAATCAAAAATCAAATTCGTAATTTTGGAATTATCGCACATGTGGATCATGGTAAAACCACACTAAGCGATAGTCTCTTGGCGCATTCAGGAGTTATTGCCCCATCGGCTGCAGGAAAGGCTTTGGCACTAGACTCTATGAAAGCAGAACAAGAACGTGGCATCACTATTGTTCAGGCAAATATAACATTACACTATGTCAAAGATGAAACAGAATATGTGATTAACATGATAGATACTCCGGGTCATGTAGATTTTTCAGGTAGAGTTATTCGTAGTCTACGTGCAATAGATGGAACTGTAGTAGTATGTGATGCAGTGGAAGGTATCATGACACAAACTGAAACTGTTACGAGAATGGCACTTGAGGAGAGAGTGAAACCAGTGCTTTTCATCAACAAAATTGATCGTCTTATTAAAGAATTACGTCTTACTCCGGAAAAGATGCAAGAAACTTTGGCAAATGTTGTTGCAAATTTTAATGGATTAATTGATACGTATGGTGAGGAAGGCTACATAGATGAATGGAAAGTAGCAATACAAAATGGTAGTGTAACATTTGGATTTGCCAAAGATAGGTGGGCAATTAATGTAGATATGATGAAAGAGAAGGGAATAACTTTTGCAGATGTTATTAACGCATACAAGGATGAAAAAGTAGACGAGTTGGCAGAAAAGGCACCACTTGCCGAAGCGGTTTTAGGAATGGTTGTAAAACATCATCCTCCTCCACACGTGGCACAGAAATATCGAGTTCCTAAAATCTGGAAAGGAGATTTAGAATCAGATATTGGTAAAGCAATCATGAATTGTGATGATACAGGACCCGCTGTTATGATGATTGTAAATATAGCCATTGATCCTGCTGCAGGACCCGTCGCTATTGGAAGATTATTCTCTGGAACGCTAAAAGATGGTCAGGCAATTAATATTATTGATTCAAAACGTGAGGGGAGGATTCAATCTGTAAACTTTTTCATGGGCAATCAACGTGAACAGGTGGGAGAACTAGGAGCAGGGAATATTCCTGCCCTCTTGGGATTAACTGAAGCACGTGCCGGAAACACATTATCTACAGTAAAGGGGATACAGATGTTTGAGGGCGTAAAATATGTCTCAGAGCCTGTTGTACAAATTGCAATCGAGCCTAAACACCCCAAAAATCTACCACATTTAGTGGAAGTTCTAAAAAAACTTACCATAGAAGATCCTAATCTTGTTGTAAAAATTGATCAAGAGAGTGGAGAGACTATAGTTGCAGGAATGGGGGTATTACATCTAGACATAGCAGTTAACCTGATTAAAGATAACAAGATTGATATCATAACATCTCCACCTTTGATCAATTATAGAGAGACAATAAGAGGATCATGTGAGCCAATAATGTCTAAATCTCCAAACAGGCACAACAAGTTATTCTTCAAGGTAGAACCACTAGAGCCGGAGATTGCAAATATGATTCGTACCGGTGAGATTAGTGACATGAAAGATAAAAAACTCATGGTGCAGGTATTACGTGATAATGGGTGGGATCCTGATATTGCAAAAAAAGTAATGCGTTTTGACTCTAGAGGTAATGTAATAATAAACGCAACCAAAGGCGTACAATTTATTCAAGAATCTACAGATTCAATTTTGTCTGGTTTTGATGATGTGATGAAAGAAGGACCGTTAGTCAAAGAGCAGGTGCGCGATTGTAAATTTTTCTTTACTCACTTTGTACCTCATGAAGATCCTGCTCACAGAGGTTTGTCACAGTTAGGTCCTGCATCTAGACGTGGTTGTATGGGAGCAGTGTTGATGGCCGAGCCCATAATGCTTGAGCCAATATTGGGAATTGAGGTACGTGTCCCACAGGATTTGGTGGGAAATGTGGCACAGGTATTGTCTAGTAAACGTGGCAAGGTATTAGATATGGTACAAAAGGGCGCAGTAAATATTGTCACAGGCGAAGTACCTGCAGCTGAAACATTTACCTTATCTGAGGAGATGAGAGGTCAGACAGCAGGTAAAGCTATGTGGAACACTCATTTTAAAATGTGGTCTGAGGTACCAAAGTCTATTCAAGAACAAGTAATATCAAATCTACGAAAACGTAAAGGATTGGCAACTGACATTCCAAAGGCTTCAGAGTTTATAGACAGAGAATAA
- a CDS encoding aspartate ammonia-lyase yields the protein MKYRTDTDSLGKVKIPSDAYFGPFTGRAIKQYFVTGTRPHLDLIRAFVMIKQSAAKANLKSKTLDKRRADAIVLACKKILDGQYIEQFVVDAINSGAGTALNMNTNEVVANVALRILGKKKGDYKYLHPNDHVNMSQSSNDTFPTAMHISTLLVLNKTTKSINLLINSLLGKSKEFSSFKKIGRTHLMDPLPVTLGSEFRAYATAITKANNVLEQSKQQLNLVALGGTAVGNGANTPKGYRKIAITELARASKLSLKPEKDMQFALQSRFAISNASSALRNLAIELSKISNDIRLMASGPIAGLAEIEIPTVHAGSSIMPGKVNPSLAECMNMICSSVIGNDVIVANAAQGGQFELNVMLPGMIRAMLDSADMLSNFVPIFSTNLIDGLSANKNKLREEIEKSPVIVTLLAPQIGYNAASDLFKLSLKTGKTIRQLVLEKKIMNKKDVDKIFR from the coding sequence ATGAAATACAGAACAGATACTGATTCACTAGGCAAGGTAAAAATTCCAAGCGACGCATATTTTGGACCATTCACAGGCAGGGCCATAAAACAATATTTTGTGACAGGTACTAGACCACATTTAGACCTAATTCGGGCATTTGTCATGATAAAACAGTCTGCAGCAAAGGCCAATCTGAAATCAAAAACACTAGACAAGAGGCGCGCCGATGCTATAGTTCTTGCATGTAAAAAAATTCTTGATGGACAATATATAGAACAGTTTGTAGTTGATGCGATAAATTCAGGAGCAGGAACTGCACTAAACATGAATACAAACGAAGTTGTAGCAAATGTCGCTTTGAGAATACTTGGAAAAAAGAAAGGGGATTACAAATACTTGCACCCAAATGATCATGTGAATATGTCGCAGTCTAGTAACGATACGTTTCCAACAGCAATGCACATTTCTACATTATTAGTTTTAAATAAAACCACTAAATCTATAAATCTCTTAATAAATTCACTACTTGGAAAATCTAAAGAATTTTCATCATTTAAAAAAATCGGTCGAACCCATTTGATGGATCCGCTGCCTGTAACACTAGGTAGCGAATTTAGAGCATACGCAACTGCAATTACTAAAGCAAATAATGTATTGGAGCAATCCAAACAACAACTAAACCTAGTTGCACTAGGCGGAACTGCAGTTGGAAATGGGGCAAATACACCCAAAGGATATAGGAAAATAGCAATAACAGAACTTGCCAGAGCATCAAAACTATCATTAAAGCCAGAAAAAGATATGCAGTTTGCATTACAAAGTAGGTTTGCAATATCCAACGCATCATCTGCCTTGAGAAATTTGGCAATTGAATTGTCTAAAATATCAAATGATATTCGTCTTATGGCATCTGGACCAATCGCAGGATTAGCAGAGATTGAAATTCCCACAGTTCATGCAGGCTCTTCTATAATGCCAGGTAAAGTAAATCCATCACTTGCCGAATGTATGAATATGATCTGCTCTAGTGTAATTGGGAATGATGTCATAGTTGCCAATGCCGCTCAAGGAGGACAGTTTGAATTGAATGTGATGTTGCCAGGAATGATACGTGCAATGTTGGACTCGGCAGATATGCTGAGTAACTTTGTTCCAATATTTTCTACAAACCTCATTGATGGTTTGAGTGCAAACAAAAATAAATTGAGAGAAGAAATTGAGAAAAGTCCTGTAATTGTAACACTGCTAGCACCACAAATAGGGTACAACGCAGCATCAGATTTATTCAAATTATCACTGAAAACTGGTAAAACAATACGACAGTTGGTGTTGGAGAAAAAAATAATGAATAAGAAAGACGTGGATAAAATATTCAGATAG
- a CDS encoding D-2-hydroxyacid dehydrogenase — protein MNTMGLEGSVLICDEVAPLLNKVLQENGLDVTYRPTITAEEIKGIISEFNIIIVRSRTTITAEMIQNATKCKIIARVGVGLDNIDLDSAKKSDIRVINAVEGATTAVAELVLGFMFSLARQIPKMDRGIRNDMWLKKESLGSELKGKYLGIVGMGNIGKRLARLAKGLNMNIIGFDVQEIDPEFIKEVGMMKADLNTLLQSSDYITLHVPLLKSTKHLINKTSIDLMKNTACVINTSRGGVVDENALYDAIKSKNLGGAALDVFETEPALGNKLSTLDNVILTPHMGAQTREAQSLAANVIAEKIVQILRGVI, from the coding sequence ATGAATACTATGGGACTAGAAGGCTCTGTTTTGATCTGTGATGAGGTAGCACCGCTATTAAACAAAGTGCTACAAGAGAATGGGCTTGATGTAACATATAGGCCCACAATAACTGCCGAAGAGATCAAAGGTATCATATCTGAATTTAATATTATAATTGTACGTAGTAGAACAACAATAACCGCAGAAATGATTCAAAATGCTACAAAGTGTAAAATCATAGCAAGGGTAGGGGTTGGTCTAGACAATATTGATCTTGATTCTGCAAAAAAGAGCGATATTCGTGTAATTAATGCAGTTGAAGGTGCCACTACTGCTGTTGCAGAGTTGGTATTAGGATTTATGTTTTCACTAGCAAGACAAATTCCAAAAATGGATAGAGGAATACGAAATGATATGTGGCTCAAAAAAGAATCACTAGGTAGTGAACTTAAGGGCAAGTATTTGGGAATAGTTGGAATGGGCAATATAGGAAAACGTCTTGCGCGACTTGCAAAGGGACTGAATATGAATATCATAGGATTCGATGTGCAAGAGATTGATCCTGAATTTATCAAAGAGGTCGGTATGATGAAAGCAGATTTAAACACATTGTTACAGAGCTCAGATTATATCACACTACACGTACCATTGTTAAAATCTACAAAACATTTGATAAATAAGACCAGTATTGATTTGATGAAAAATACTGCGTGTGTGATAAATACATCCCGGGGAGGAGTGGTTGACGAGAACGCCCTATATGATGCAATAAAATCTAAAAATTTAGGTGGGGCAGCTCTGGACGTCTTTGAGACAGAACCGGCTCTAGGCAATAAATTGTCTACACTCGATAATGTAATTCTCACACCACATATGGGAGCTCAGACTAGGGAAGCACAGAGTCTTGCAGCTAATGTCATAGCAGAGAAGATAGTACAGATACTTCGTGGCGTGATTTAG